The Candidatus Methylomirabilis limnetica genome segment CTGAAATTGCCGGTCGTGATCTGGATAGGCCGCGCCTTCCGCCAGCGTTTTCATGATGCTCTGGTCTCTCAGGGCGATCGGCTTGCGATCGCCGCCCGTCGCTCGGACCCCGCACCCTGCCGCTACCTGGCGGCTCATCTCCTCGCGCTCAGCGAAGGTGAGTCTCTTGTAAGTTGTCATCCAGCACAACTCCTTTCTCTTGAGCTATCCCAGGATACAGGTGTTGCGCTAGAAACTTGAACTCAGGTTAAAAAAAAGCCGCCTCCGCCTCTCGCGGATGGCGGCCCGACCACCCTCTGTCCTCCGAAAATAGCTAGACGCTATCTCCGGACCCCTCTGGAATAACCTGTCACAACGTTATGTCCTAAGAAGTCATTTTGATGATCGGCGACAACCTCACAACACCCTACGAAGAGACCATTCGATGCGAACATGCGACCTCAGCAGGCGTCAGCTTCAGATGTGTCGACGCGTTACACTAACGCTCACTATAGCCCTAAATCGAGTGCAGTCAAGGTCAATCAGGCTCTGTGCCCCCTACTCGATATCGAGGTATGAATTCTCACTCCCCCAGACATTGGGAACTTTTGGTGCGGAGGGGTCGTTCCACCACACCCGACCATCCACGAAGAACTTGTACTCGTATCGGCCAGGCTCTAACGGAAGCGCGACGGTCCATACCTCCTGGATGCCGTCATAGACCATCGGGTGGGCCGACACATTCCAGCCGTTGAAATCCCCCGCCAGGATGACCGACCCGGCTCCAGGACAGCGAAAGCTGAAGCTGGCAATCCTTCCCATAGCCAATCCCTCTGTCATCAATGCTCATGTAGCGCGCCCAAGGTTTCTGCGCGGAGCTAATTCATGCTGAGCTCATCAGTGATGAAATTACACAATGGATCGCAAATAGGCAAGTTCTTTATGCCTGGAACGTACCGCGCGATTCCCTGGAGAGCTCGCAGGTCTTAACGGCTACTCTGGTTAATCTGAAACGTCTGAACTGCACAGCATGGGAGGTGGGATGGCGAAGGCATACTGCAGCGGATGTGGGATCACACCGGTAGATCCTTCAGCGTCGCTACCAGCGCCCGTGGTGACTGGTCGACTCCGGCCAGCACCGTAATCTGGGCGCACGACACGTACTGCTTGGGAATTCAACTGGACCTCGGTCCCTCTGGTGAGGGCTCCAGTCGGTTAATCCTTTCGGTTACAGAACTGCCTCCTCGACAGAAAGGTGTGGTAGAATACAACCATGATACAGAAGATTACCAGGAAATATCACTTGCAAGAGCACGCCACCACACAAGCTGACTTAGCCTACTGGCTGAGTAAAACGCCCGAAGAACGCGTCGCTACCGTCGACTATTTGCGCGGACAATATTATGGAAACGCAACCAGACTTCAGAGAGTTGCTCGCGTTGTTCAGCGCCCACCGCGTTGAGCACCTGATTGTCGGCGGGTATGCGCTCGCCTTTCACGGCGCACCACGTTTCACCGGCGACCTTGATATCCTCGTGAGGCCTGATGCGGCCAATGCTCAACGCATCGTCACCGCACTCGAGGCCTTCGGCTTCACCTCCGTGGGCCTGACTCCAAACGATTTTGAGCACGTGGATCAGGTCATACAACTCGGTACACCTCCTGTGCGCATAGATCTGATCACCTCGATCACTGGTGTCTCCTGGGACGAGGCGTGGGCAGGCAGGACCGCTGGGCGCTACGGGGATATTCCGGTGTACTACATTGGCCGGGCACAGTTTATTGCCAACAAACGTGCGACTGGTAGAATGAAGGACATCGCGGACTTGGAAGTGCTCGGGGAAGCGTAAAGCCAAGTACATACTATGCGCTAAAAACCCAACCTCTACCCACACGAGACCCGAAAGAACCGAATATAGATTAACAGCGCAACCCGTTTATTGGCCTGTCGTAACTGCTCAGGTAGATAGACTGAAGGCTGAAGGCTTTTAGGGGTAAGCCGCGTGATTATTTAAAACCCCGAGAAGGTCTTGAGGGGCTCGATTCGTGTCTTATGAGATAATTTAGAGCCTTCAGCCTTCAGCCTAAACACCTGAGTAGTTACAATCCGAGATATCATCTGAGAAAAGGCGCTGGAGCGTTTATACGCTCGTGTAAGGGACGATGCGCCACACTGGAGGCTCTTTCACGTGCTACACAGGCCCAAGGGAAAATCCCTCATGTTTGCCGCGACCCTGTTACTGCTTCAGGCAGCCTCTTTAGGGACGGGTGAGTCAGCAACCACTGGACTTACGGCAGGTGAATTAACCAGGATGGAAAAGGGTGGCGTGGTGGTCAAGACAGATACCTACCCCACGGGGGACGGCGCGCGCGGCGCCAAAGTCAAAGCCTACTGCATCATTAACAAGCCACCGGACGTCGCGTGGGCGGTCATGCTGGACTATCATAAGTTCGACGAATTTATGCCGCGGCTCGAGAAGGTTGAGGTTCTGGAAAAGACAACAAGCACCATGAAGGTCACCGAGACGGTTCGCGTTCCGCTCGGCGTGATCAGCTATACGATCGATCTGATTTTTACGCCCGCGCAGAGGACAGTGAACTGGACGCTGGATAAATCGAGGAAACACGATATCGCGGAGACGTTCGGTGCGTGGGAGATCCTCCCGTATAGACAGGATAAGACCATTCTTCGATACACAACCACCTTGAACAGCGGCTTCTTTGTCCCCAGGTTAGTGGAAGAATTCCTGATCAGGAACGATTTGTCTGATGCGCTGTTGGGCCTGAAGCAGCGCACCGAATCCGACGGGACGTGGAAGAAGAAATGAGACGTGCGTAGCAGTCGCACCGCCTTTGCGGCGCCTCTACTCGACGTAGACGATTAGCTGCACGCCCATAAGGATCACGAAGAGAGCCGGAACCAACCCCCACCAGCGTTGTTTCATAATCCCTAACGTTCCCATGAGATACGTCATACCGGCAAGGAGCGCGGTGACCCCCTCGGTCGTGTGAGGCGAATTGGCTCGCCCGACGTAGTTGAAGTTGCTGATCGGATGCAGATGGAATAACAGGGTCACCCCTCCCATGATGGCGAGCCACGGAAAGATCATTCCCCATATCGAATGAGAGAGTATACGGCGCGCCCGCAGCCATTCCACAGACCCCATGGCGAGGACGAT includes the following:
- a CDS encoding SRPBCC family protein, which translates into the protein MFAATLLLLQAASLGTGESATTGLTAGELTRMEKGGVVVKTDTYPTGDGARGAKVKAYCIINKPPDVAWAVMLDYHKFDEFMPRLEKVEVLEKTTSTMKVTETVRVPLGVISYTIDLIFTPAQRTVNWTLDKSRKHDIAETFGAWEILPYRQDKTILRYTTTLNSGFFVPRLVEEFLIRNDLSDALLGLKQRTESDGTWKKK
- a CDS encoding glycogen-binding domain-containing protein, with the translated sequence MTEGLAMGRIASFSFRCPGAGSVILAGDFNGWNVSAHPMVYDGIQEVWTVALPLEPGRYEYKFFVDGRVWWNDPSAPKVPNVWGSENSYLDIE
- a CDS encoding ISAzo13-like element transposase-related protein, whose translation is MTTYKRLTFAEREEMSRQVAAGCGVRATGGDRKPIALRDQSIMKTLAEGAAYPDHDRQFQHLSRHVHHFLKAGDPIISVDTKKVEQDRISVIFLHQHELERASVDEP